A window of Apium graveolens cultivar Ventura chromosome 8, ASM990537v1, whole genome shotgun sequence contains these coding sequences:
- the LOC141680967 gene encoding F-box/kelch-repeat protein At3g23880-like: MRSKKFKPMASHESTNPDTIPFIPEEIMYNVFLRLTVRDLSRCKGVCNSWRSIISSSHFIKTHLSKSSNDPHFTQHRLLSSYTPFNSDLQLKSCSIYSLLNEPHNIEALELEYPDTITYVVGYCNGLICLTGRGNYVFFWNPSTRNSRKLPMLDTITRRYKHITYGFCYNELADDFKVFAVATTDWKHEMSVYSSKSDSWRLIGDFVSYKLPSGGYLGNGAMHWLVTPNLQLKDVPQRFPYIISLDVIRDTFREVMLPNCGEAIMTWSVGTFCENLCVLRKMSLDARVELWVMRDCGDQDSWIKLFTIPHMDRLNRSLYVTPTPICTSVNGDIMLLVDSTIVLYDTKDNTFRDLLNNRSCLSSKVYTYVESLVSPSL; the protein is encoded by the coding sequence ATGAGATCTAAGAAATTCAAGCCAATGGCAAGTCATGAAAGCACAAACCCTGACACCATCCCTTTCATTCCAGAAGAAATCATGTACAACGTGTTTTTAAGGCTGACAGTGAGGGATCTTTCCCGATGTAAGGGAGTTTGCAACTCATGGCGGTCTATAATTTCTAGTTCCCATTTTATCAAAACACACCTCTCTAAATCATCTAATGACCCTCATTTTACTCAACATCGTCTCCTTTCTAGTTATACACCTTTTAATTCGGATCTTCAGCTAAAAAGTTGTTCCATATATTCACTGCTTAATGAGCCTCACAATATTGAAGCCCTTGAGCTTGAATATCCGGATACAATCACCTATGTAGTAGGTTACTGTAATGGGTTGATTTGTTTAACAGGTCGCGGTAACTACGTTTTCTTTTGGAACCCATCCACAAGAAATTCAAGAAAACTACCTATGCTTGATACGATTACTCGTCGTTATAAGCATATAACCTATGGGTTTTGCTACAATGAATTAGCCGATGATTTTAAAGTATTTGCGGTCGCTACCACTGATTGGAAACATGAAATGTCAGTTTATAGCTCAAAATCTGACTCTTGGAGATTGATTGGAGATTTTGTTTCTTATAAGCTGCCGTCTGGAGGGTACTTGGGAAATGGAGCTATGCACTGGCTTGTCACTCCCAATCTGCAGCTTAAAGACGTCCCACAAAGGTTTCCTTATATTATTTCTCTTGATGTAATAAGGGATACATTTCGAGAAGTTATGCTGCCAAACTGTGGAGAAGCTATAATGACATGGAGTGTGGGCACTTTCTGTGAAAACCTTTGTGTGCTCCGCAAGATGTCCCTTGATGCCCGTGTCGAGTTATGGGTAATGAGAGATTGTGGTGATCAAGATTCATGGATAAAATTGTTCACCATCCCACATATGGATAGGCTAAATCGCAGCCTTTATGTTACACCTACACCTATCTGCACTTCTGTAAATGGTGATATTATGCTTCTTGTGGATTCAACCATAGTACTCTACGACACAAAGGATAACACATTCAGGGATCTGCTAAACAACAGAAGTTGTCTGAGTTCAAAAGTGTATACCTATGTTGAGAGTTTAGTTTCACCCAGCTTGTAA